A region from the Candidatus Tenderia electrophaga genome encodes:
- a CDS encoding 16S rRNA methyltransferase (catalyzes the methylation of cytosine at position 967 (m5C967) of 16S rRNA; SAM-dependent methyltransferase), protein MDARIAAAKALDEVIRQGRSLNSALPRWQDKVSLRDRALLQELCFGSLRWYWRLDAIAKQLLRKPFKAKDTDVQALILVGLYQLEYLRVPDHAAVGATVAATQGLNKPWARGLVNAVLRNFQRGRENILTRLQRDPVALYAHPAWLIERLQAAYPQHWQAVLEANNQHPPMTLRVNACRSARDDYLAALAAAGYQARAFPYSDSGVVLESAVDVDLLPGFAAGDVSVQDGAAQLAALLLDAQPGERILDACAAPGGKAAHVLERQPRLAELVAVDQDGQRLERVGQTLARLNLCATLVCADAARPEVWWDGRVFDRILLDAPCSASGVMRRHPDIKLLRRDSDIAALAQLQGRILRALWPLLRPGGMLVYVTCSVLPQENVQQVQRFCAEQEDAEPVPIAAQWGREQVLGRQILPGQQGMDGFYYACLRKRAMTE, encoded by the coding sequence ATGGATGCCCGGATCGCCGCCGCCAAGGCGCTGGATGAGGTGATCCGTCAGGGCCGCTCCCTGAACTCCGCATTGCCACGCTGGCAGGACAAGGTCAGCCTGCGTGACCGTGCCCTGTTGCAGGAGCTGTGTTTCGGTAGCCTGCGCTGGTACTGGCGCCTCGACGCCATCGCCAAACAGCTGTTGCGCAAACCCTTCAAGGCCAAGGACACCGATGTCCAAGCCCTCATCCTGGTGGGTCTGTACCAGTTGGAATATCTGCGCGTACCCGATCACGCCGCCGTCGGCGCGACCGTGGCGGCCACCCAGGGTCTCAATAAACCTTGGGCGCGGGGGCTGGTGAACGCGGTGCTGCGTAATTTTCAGCGCGGCCGGGAAAACATTCTGACCCGCCTGCAGCGCGACCCGGTGGCGTTATACGCGCACCCCGCCTGGCTGATCGAACGTCTGCAGGCGGCCTATCCGCAGCACTGGCAGGCCGTGCTCGAGGCCAACAACCAACACCCGCCCATGACCCTGAGGGTGAATGCCTGTCGCAGCGCCCGCGATGATTATCTTGCCGCATTGGCCGCCGCCGGCTATCAGGCCCGTGCCTTTCCCTACTCAGATTCAGGTGTCGTCTTAGAGAGCGCTGTCGATGTCGACCTGTTGCCCGGTTTCGCCGCCGGTGATGTGTCGGTGCAGGACGGCGCGGCGCAGCTGGCGGCGCTGTTGTTGGATGCACAGCCCGGTGAACGCATTCTGGATGCCTGCGCCGCGCCCGGCGGTAAGGCCGCCCACGTGCTCGAGCGTCAGCCCCGCTTGGCCGAGCTGGTGGCCGTGGATCAGGATGGCCAGCGCCTGGAGCGGGTCGGGCAAACGCTGGCGCGTCTGAATCTATGCGCCACCTTGGTGTGTGCCGATGCCGCCCGGCCTGAGGTGTGGTGGGACGGCCGCGTCTTCGATCGCATTCTGCTCGACGCGCCCTGCTCGGCCAGCGGCGTGATGCGCCGTCATCCCGACATCAAACTGCTGCGCCGTGACAGTGACATTGCCGCGCTGGCGCAACTGCAGGGGCGCATCCTGCGCGCCCTGTGGCCCTTGTTAAGGCCAGGCGGTATGCTGGTGTACGTCACCTGCTCGGTGCTGCCGCAGGAGAATGTGCAGCAGGTACAGCGCTTTTGTGCCGAACAAGAGGATGCCGAGCCGGTGCCGATAGCAGCGCAATGGGGCAGGGAGCAGGTCTTGGGGCGCCAGATTCTGCCGGGACAGCAAGGGATGGACGGCTTTTATTATGCATGTCTGCGTAAACGGGCGATGACGGAATAA